Genomic DNA from uncultured Methanospirillum sp.:
TTATTTTCCTCTTTGAACTGGTGAGGCAGAAGACCGGTTCCGGAAGCCTTGACTGGCAGACGATTCTTGCAAATGCCTCAACATGTGACAGCGGAATGCTCGGCATCGCATGCATCTTCTGCTTTATCGGGTTTGCTGCAAAGTCAGGGATCGTTCCCCTCCATACCTGGCTGCCTGAAGCCCATGCAAAAGCACCTTCAGCAGTAAGTGCCGTGTTATCAGGAGCAATCCTGAACGTTGGGATGTACGGTATCATCAGGATAGCCGGAATCGTGCATCAGACCACAATCGCCACGCAGATCTCCCTGCTCTTTATCATCTTCGGGATGATCACCATGTCGGTGGCATGCTTCTCGATGCTCAGGCAGACCGGAACAAAACGGCTTATCGCCTTCTCCTCGATAGAGAACATGGGGTTCCTCCTGCTTTCTTCAGGAATCGGAACCCCGGTTGCACTCTTCTGGATGCTCTACCACATGATGGGGCACTCGGTTGTAAAAGCAGGACTCTTCTTCTCTGCCGGAATCATCCACCGCCAGTACAAGTCACATACGCCCGGTGCAGAGGATGAGATCGGTGACCTCTTCAGGATGCAACCCTTTGCAGCGGCAGCGTTCATCATCGGCTCGGTTGCGATCATCGGGACACCACTCTTCCCTCTCTTCCTCTCAAAGTTTGGAATTCTTCTGGAAGCAGGAAAACTCTCACTCTATATCCCGCTCCTTGCACTGCTCCTCTTTGCACTCGCAGGTGCTGCCATGTTCATATTCATCCTCGGCATCATGGGAAGACAATTCGCAGACGACGAGGTTCCCGTGCAGTACATCGTCCCGATATGGATGAAGGCTCCGGTTGTATTCCTGCTTGCACTCGCGGTTCTGATGGGTATCATGATGATTCCCGGGGAAGAGGCCTTCCTCACCGCAGCAGTCCATGACATCGGTATCGGAGGTGGATTATGAGTCAGGCCCTCTCCACAGCAGTCCTGATGAAGGAGGATCAGACTGCCCGGTATTATCGTATCGAGGCCCGGGATCTCGTTCAGACTGTACAGACCCTGAAGGAAGAGGGGAAGAACCTGATATCCATCTTCGGAGTTGAGGAGTTCGAGGGAGAGGCAGGCTGCTGCTTGCTCTACGTCTTTGAAGAACCGGGATCAGAGAAGTTCCTGGTCCTGATTCTGATGCAGGATGGCGGATCACACCGTTCAATATCAGAGATATTCCCGGTTGCCTCCCTCTTTGAACGCGAGATTGCTGACGGGTTCGGGCTCTCATTCAGTGGAGCATTTGACACCCGCAGGCTCTTCCTCCATGAAGCATACCCTCCGGGTTTTTACCCGCTCAGGAAGGCTGTTCAGAACAGTCCGCCTGCTGCAGCAGAGGGGGGCATTCCTGGTGAACCATACCAGTTCAAGGCCATCGAGGGGAGCAGTGTATACCAGATCCCTGTCGGTCCGGTTCACGCAGGTATCATCGAGCCCGGTCATTTCAGGTTCAGTGTCATCGGCGAGACCATCGTAAACCTTGAGGTCCAGTTAGGGTATCTTCACCGGGGGGTTGAGAAACTCGCAGAAGGCAGGACTCCGGATGAGGTTGTCAGGATTTCTGAATCCATATCAGGCGATGAGTCCGCGGTGAATGCCTGCGGGTTCTGTATGGCAGTCGAGCAGATCAGCGGGGTCACGATTCCACCCCGTGCCGAGTACATCAGGGGTATGATCCTGGAACTGGAGCGGGCCTACTCACTCCTCTCTGATCTTGCAGGAATGGTGACCGATATCGCCCATCCGGTATCTGCAAGCAGGTTAACCGTTCTTCGTGAACGACTGCAGCGTGAGGCAGACCTGCTCTGTAGATCACGATTCCTGAAAGGAGCAATCTGCATCGGCGGGGTATCTGATACGATATCAGGGCAGGCACTTGAGCATCTCTTCAAAACAGCAGGGGAGGTCGAGCATGAGCTCGATGAGGTTGCTCAATGGGTGCTCTCTATCCCGTCGGTCATCGACCGGTTTTCTACCACCGGGGTTGTGCAGCCTGAACTCATCCGCTCTCTTGCCCTTTCAGGTCCGGTAGCACGGGCATCTGGTTCGTTTGCCGATACCAGGACAGACCATCCGTATGGGGTTTACCGGGAGCGGGTACCGGGACAGGCCGGCGAGCAGGGGGGAGATGTCCTTGCACGGTTCTCCCTCAAGTACCAGGAGATCCGTGCATCACTCAGATACATCCAGGAACTGCTGGTCTTCATTCCCGACGGCCCTGCTGATACAGAGGTTCAGGTTTATGACGGGTTCGCCCTTGTTGTGGTTGAATCCCCCCGGGGGATGACACTTCACTGGGTGTACGTCAGGAACGGGGCCATTCACCGGTATAAAATCAGAACTGCCTCATTCTGCAACTGGTACGCCATCGAACACGCGGTCATCAGCAACATCGTCGCTGATTTCCCGGTCATCAACAAGAGCATGAACCTCTCGTATGCAGGAACTGATCTCTGATACCATGATCGAAACTGTTGTAAATCTCTTTAAAAAGCCACTCTGCACGGACACCGGCCTCAAACTAGATACCGACAGGTGTGGAGAGGATATCTCTGATACCGGGACTACATTGCAGCAGGAGATCTCCCGGCTGTTTGGCAGAAGTCTTGCTATCAGGGAGGTCGACTGTGGGAGTGACAACGCAGCAGAGATCGAACTCGGAAACCTCTCTTCTCCATTCTATGATCTCGAACGGTTCGGGATCACCTTTGTGGCTTCACCCAGGCATGCCGATGCCCTGATTGTCACCGGGGCTGTGACTCTCGCCATGGCTGATAAACTCAGAAAGACCTACGATGCAACACCAGGCCCGAAGATCGTCATTGCAGTCGGGGATGATGCATGTACCGGGGGAATCTGGAAGGGATCATACGCAGTTTTTGGCGGCGTTGATGCTGTTATCCCGGTAGATCTGAAGATCCCGGGAAACCCTCCAAGTCCTACCGTGATCACCAGGAGTCTGCTCACCCTGCTCAGGTCCCGGAGATACCAGTAGGAAAAAAGACAGACCCTGGTCACCAGGGAACCATCACAACAAGAAGATCGACAACCAACGGCAGGAGCAGGTTGTCATCGATAGGACTGCCGAGTTCGACGATACCTGCCACCACCGAAAGTACTGCAGCCTTGACCGGATCCACGAAGAAGAGCAGGACGATAAATGTCACGAGAATTGCTCCGCATGAACCCTCGATCGACTTGTGATTGATGATCCTGATCCTGCCGTACCGAAGACCTAATATGGTTGCCATTCCGTCCAGGACTGAGAGGATAAGAATACCCTGGGCTGCCACTGTCGATGGAAAGATGATCAGGGTGACAAGGGCTGTGAATACAAAATAAAATGCCCCTTTTCCCGGGAACACCCCCGGGCGTTCGAGATGATAGAGGAGTTGATGTATCAATGGAACATTGATATTTCGCATCTCCAGGTCGATGAACCAGAGCCCGACAAGCAACCCGACACCAAGGATGAGAAGGGTGCTCTCTTTTGGGACGCAGAAGATGAGAAGCGTGATAAGCAGGCCGAAGACCATATGCACGGTCTTACGCCAGAACTCATTCATTACTTGGTATCTGTTTTTTACGTGGTTAACCATGCCGATATAGACCTCCAGGTTTATTGCCCAATCATAAACCAGAGATCAACATATTTATATAAAATATGATTTTTCATGAGATCCCGGATCTCACAATATCAGAAGTCTCATAAGTCAGTCAGAGAGATACAGGATCTAAGCAACGTGTTTTTGAAGGTTTAGGGATTCTGTGACATTCGGTGAAAATATGCATCTTTTAGATAAAATCCATGATATCTCAATTGGAACCAGGCTCATATGTGGGTTTATTCTGGTCACGATCCTCATGTCTTCAATCGGGCTTATTGGGTTTATTGGAATGAACACAATAGGCAATGAACTGGACAAGGTCTATTCTGAAGGGACCGTCCCACTCTATGAAGTCTCAAGCATCGAAACCTCGCTCAACTCAATCAGGGCCCTGGTGTTCAGAACATTTTCAGTTCCTTCTGAACGACAGCAGGATCGGGACAGGATGAATGCAGAGATTCAGACAATAGACAGCCTGATAGATAAACTCAAACAGGAGTCTCTATCTCCTGGAGAGCAGTCAAATCTCACCTTATTTGAAACCCAGTGGGCAGATTATAAGGCAGCTGCAACTGATGTCTTCTCCCTGCTTGATTCTGGAAAAAATGATGATGCCATCGCATCTATTGCAAATGGAGGACGACATGCAAATGCCCGGCGTGTTACCGCTGATACATTCAGTTTCCTGAAACAGGGGATCTTAGCTAATTCAAAGAACGTAGCACTGGCAGGAAATGCCGAGAAAGATCGCATAATTCCAGTGATGATCGGTATTGGAGTTGCGGTTGCAGTCATCGCACTTGCACTGGCTGTCTTTCTGACAAAAGGCATTACCACCCCTCTGCACCAGGTCATTGAGCAGTTCAGGCTCATGAAGGCCGGAGACATTCGTGGAAGAATGCGATTCGCCAGAAAGGATGAGATCGGTGAGATGGCCGGGATGTTTGACCAGTTCAGTGATTACCTTGAGCATGATGTTGTTGAGACGATGCACCGGATATCATCCGGAGATCTTACATCATCATTAACATCTCAGGGCGGTACCGACCAGATCACTCCCGCTCTCACCAGTACACTTCACTCGCTTACGACGGTAATTGCCGAACTCCAGAAGATCTCATCCAGAGCAGCTCTCGGCGACCTTACTGCACGGGGTAATCCAGGGAACCTACAAGGATCATACCATGAGATTATCCTCGGCTTTAATACTACTCTTGATGCACTCATCAGCCCGGTAACTGAGGCAATAACTCTCTCCAGGCAGTATGCAGCCTGTGATTTTACCGCACGGTTCAACAGAGATCTAAAGATTGAAGGAGATTTCAAAGAATTCAGAGATGCTCTGAATATGATTGGGACAGAGGTCTCTTCAGCACTCAAAGTTGTAGAACACCAGATGAATGACCTCCTCGAACACTCTGACAAAGCTACATCAGGTATTGAAGATGTCAGAAAAGGTGCCGGGATAATTGCAGGGAACGCTGAACAGACAAAGAATAATGCTGAACAGAGTAAGGAAGGAATCGCCCAGGTTCTGAGGGCAATGGAGGATCTGACAAGTACCATTACATCGGTCTCAACGAACGTTGAGGCTGTAGCTCATGCAGCTGCCGAAGCAGATACCCTGGCAAAAACCGGTATTCTTTCGACCTCAACAGCGGAAGAGGGGATGATCAGCATCAAAAACTCTTCATCTGAAGTCGAAGCACTGGTCAGGGAGATTGGAGACCAGATGACCGAGATAACCAAGATTGTGGATATTATCACAGATATATCTGAGATGACAAACCTGCTAGCCCTTAATGCTGCTATAGAAGCAGCACGTGCAGGAGATGCTGGTCTTGGATTTGCCGTTGTTGCTGGTGAGGTTAAGGCGCTGGCAAACCAGACAGGGGCCTCGTCCCAGAAGATCGCAGCCATGATAAGTACCCTTGAGAACAAGAGCACAATGGCAGTCACAGCCATGAAAGGGGCAGGTGAGGCGATAGAATATGGCGAAACTGCACTGAAGGAGACTGTTCAGGCTTTTAACCAACTCACCATTTCAGTAGAAGAGATCAGTAGAAATATGTCCAGTGTTGCGGGTGCGACTGAGGAACAGGCAGCCTCCTTTGAAGAGATCACCGCAAGTATAACTGAGATGAACAGTCTTGTCTCAGACACCGCAGGAGATGCCATGAAATCCTCTGCAACTGCAGAAGAGACTCTGGCTGTTGTAGAACAGATAACATCAGTTATCTCCGAGATTAACGGTGCAGTTACAACCACAACAGATGAGATGAAAAAATTCAGAATTTCATCATAACTCTTTTTTATAGTCGTGCTTCCGGGTTTTTCTTACCGTCCTCAATCTTGATGTAGTGGAATGAACATTCAGTAGTATACTCATTGGTGGGATGAGGGGTCAGGAATGTATTATGACACGACTGCAGTTTATTGATAATATCAGGATAGGACAAAAACTGATTGGAGGATTCGTGCTGGTAACCCTCCTCATGTGTCTGATTGGAGTCATTGGTTTTTCAGGAATGAGCACTATCTCCGGTCAGATGGATCACATGTATACTGAAAATACTGTCCCCCTGACGCAGATCGCAAGTATGGAGGTCTCATTGAACTCAATGAGAGCATTGGTATTCAGATCCATGGCTATTGTTGATGAACGGGAGCAGGATGAAGGCAGATTGAAGTCTGAGATCGCAAATATTGACGGTCAGATCCAGAATTTAAGTTCGTCATCAATGACACCGGATGAGGCTGAAGATTTTAATACATTTAAAACGCAGTGGGCAGATTACAAAAATTCGGCAGTCCGGGTTTTCGAAC
This window encodes:
- a CDS encoding proton-conducting transporter membrane subunit — encoded protein: MTILLTMVYPVVTVLILLLQAVQHSHRPMSLLGVLHSAATLLITILLIATPDAWKGGEPLFMIDHLNLLLMLITGVIFTCASIYAVGYIDGLVRAGELNRRSLRIFYLGFSLLLFATTMAYYAPNVAQFWIFAELTTVFSALLVAILAVKENIDASLKYIFVCSTSMLFSFIGVIFLFELVRQKTGSGSLDWQTILANASTCDSGMLGIACIFCFIGFAAKSGIVPLHTWLPEAHAKAPSAVSAVLSGAILNVGMYGIIRIAGIVHQTTIATQISLLFIIFGMITMSVACFSMLRQTGTKRLIAFSSIENMGFLLLSSGIGTPVALFWMLYHMMGHSVVKAGLFFSAGIIHRQYKSHTPGAEDEIGDLFRMQPFAAAAFIIGSVAIIGTPLFPLFLSKFGILLEAGKLSLYIPLLALLLFALAGAAMFIFILGIMGRQFADDEVPVQYIVPIWMKAPVVFLLALAVLMGIMMIPGEEAFLTAAVHDIGIGGGL
- a CDS encoding NADH-quinone oxidoreductase subunit C; the protein is MSQALSTAVLMKEDQTARYYRIEARDLVQTVQTLKEEGKNLISIFGVEEFEGEAGCCLLYVFEEPGSEKFLVLILMQDGGSHRSISEIFPVASLFEREIADGFGLSFSGAFDTRRLFLHEAYPPGFYPLRKAVQNSPPAAAEGGIPGEPYQFKAIEGSSVYQIPVGPVHAGIIEPGHFRFSVIGETIVNLEVQLGYLHRGVEKLAEGRTPDEVVRISESISGDESAVNACGFCMAVEQISGVTIPPRAEYIRGMILELERAYSLLSDLAGMVTDIAHPVSASRLTVLRERLQREADLLCRSRFLKGAICIGGVSDTISGQALEHLFKTAGEVEHELDEVAQWVLSIPSVIDRFSTTGVVQPELIRSLALSGPVARASGSFADTRTDHPYGVYRERVPGQAGEQGGDVLARFSLKYQEIRASLRYIQELLVFIPDGPADTEVQVYDGFALVVVESPRGMTLHWVYVRNGAIHRYKIRTASFCNWYAIEHAVISNIVADFPVINKSMNLSYAGTDL
- a CDS encoding NADH-quinone oxidoreductase subunit B family protein; translated protein: MQELISDTMIETVVNLFKKPLCTDTGLKLDTDRCGEDISDTGTTLQQEISRLFGRSLAIREVDCGSDNAAEIELGNLSSPFYDLERFGITFVASPRHADALIVTGAVTLAMADKLRKTYDATPGPKIVIAVGDDACTGGIWKGSYAVFGGVDAVIPVDLKIPGNPPSPTVITRSLLTLLRSRRYQ
- a CDS encoding methyl-accepting chemotaxis protein translates to MHLLDKIHDISIGTRLICGFILVTILMSSIGLIGFIGMNTIGNELDKVYSEGTVPLYEVSSIETSLNSIRALVFRTFSVPSERQQDRDRMNAEIQTIDSLIDKLKQESLSPGEQSNLTLFETQWADYKAAATDVFSLLDSGKNDDAIASIANGGRHANARRVTADTFSFLKQGILANSKNVALAGNAEKDRIIPVMIGIGVAVAVIALALAVFLTKGITTPLHQVIEQFRLMKAGDIRGRMRFARKDEIGEMAGMFDQFSDYLEHDVVETMHRISSGDLTSSLTSQGGTDQITPALTSTLHSLTTVIAELQKISSRAALGDLTARGNPGNLQGSYHEIILGFNTTLDALISPVTEAITLSRQYAACDFTARFNRDLKIEGDFKEFRDALNMIGTEVSSALKVVEHQMNDLLEHSDKATSGIEDVRKGAGIIAGNAEQTKNNAEQSKEGIAQVLRAMEDLTSTITSVSTNVEAVAHAAAEADTLAKTGILSTSTAEEGMISIKNSSSEVEALVREIGDQMTEITKIVDIITDISEMTNLLALNAAIEAARAGDAGLGFAVVAGEVKALANQTGASSQKIAAMISTLENKSTMAVTAMKGAGEAIEYGETALKETVQAFNQLTISVEEISRNMSSVAGATEEQAASFEEITASITEMNSLVSDTAGDAMKSSATAEETLAVVEQITSVISEINGAVTTTTDEMKKFRISS